One window of the bacterium genome contains the following:
- a CDS encoding SAM-dependent methyltransferase, with protein sequence MDIPRIFNITESAHRIHNPFTPEKLTTLGAALRLETGTRVLDLGSGSGEMLCTWA encoded by the coding sequence ATGGACATTCCACGGATTTTCAACATCACGGAAAGCGCTCACCGCATCCATAACCCGTTCACACCCGAAAAGCTCACCACTCTCGGCGCGGCGTTGCGTCTGGAAACGGGAACCCGAGTGCTCGACCTCGGCAGCGGTTCGGGGGAGATGCTGTGCACCTGGGC